AAACCAAAAAGGGCTCCAAAAAAGTCCTAAGAAAAGACTAACCAATACAAACATACCCGCTATAAGAAATATAATCCTTTCAAGATACCAATTCTGGGTAGGAGCCTTATACATAATATTATCACCTCTTAAAAAT
Above is a genomic segment from Thermodesulfobium narugense DSM 14796 containing:
- a CDS encoding YgaP family membrane protein, giving the protein MYKAPTQNWYLERIIFLIAGMFVLVSLFLGLFWSPFWFILTFLVGINLVIFALTGFCIMANILYKLGVKSRLK